Proteins from one Paenibacillus amylolyticus genomic window:
- a CDS encoding DUF1963 domain-containing protein, whose protein sequence is MYQVTRITVDPDNANQDTGMWIGGETAYVAEWPLNPEGQPLLHLFSIHCNTLSQQVDISSLPEDKYISVFSTYSASEYFLDQVTYTGDELEWNENILAGCTYVSVSSHPLTSVCPVPSIPLSGVRLIEMELDDQDFPAFSFFSSTLPNGVKGINHLIEEYQLVCQIYSGDFPEPYRDILGLPDANGYLFLRRGPASAYTPFDGIFFVQTA, encoded by the coding sequence ATGTACCAAGTTACTCGAATTACAGTTGACCCCGATAATGCAAACCAAGACACCGGGATGTGGATTGGTGGAGAGACTGCATACGTTGCAGAATGGCCGCTTAATCCTGAGGGACAGCCTCTATTGCATTTGTTCTCCATCCATTGCAATACACTTTCACAGCAGGTTGATATCTCTTCTTTACCAGAAGATAAATATATCTCGGTATTCTCGACCTACTCCGCCTCCGAGTACTTTCTCGATCAGGTAACCTATACGGGGGATGAGCTGGAATGGAACGAGAACATTCTCGCCGGATGCACTTATGTCTCGGTATCTTCACATCCACTAACTTCCGTATGTCCCGTGCCATCCATTCCGTTGAGCGGCGTACGTTTGATTGAAATGGAGCTGGACGATCAGGATTTCCCTGCATTTTCATTCTTCTCATCCACGCTACCAAACGGTGTGAAAGGAATTAACCACCTGATAGAGGAATATCAACTGGTGTGTCAGATATATTCCGGAGATTTTCCTGAACCATATCGGGATATATTGGGTCTCCCTGATGCAAACGGTTATTTATTTTTGCGAAGGGGTCCAGCGTCTGCTTACACACCATTCGATGGAATTTTCTTTGTACAGACTGCTTAA
- a CDS encoding DMT family transporter codes for MTSHHNTKVSTGHVLALITILIWGTTFVSTKVLLIDFTPVEILFFRFLIGYLVLLLIYPRSLRTASFREECLFIGAGICGVTLYFLIENIALLYTTASNVGVIVSIAPFFTAVLAHFFLDGEKLTRRFIIGFGIALSGILLIALNGSFVLQLNPAGDLLAFIAPAVWAIYSVLMRKIGQLGFHTIGATRNVFFYGLIFMLPALFLFEFHWELGRFTSMTNLSNFLFLGLGASALCFVTWNRAVNLLGAMQTSVYIYLVPVITVVSSALILREQITWVIVIGAFLTLFGSYISERKAYKLNNKNTNPLRG; via the coding sequence ATGACGAGTCATCATAACACCAAGGTCTCTACCGGGCATGTACTCGCTTTGATCACCATATTGATCTGGGGCACTACCTTTGTCTCAACGAAGGTTCTGCTGATTGACTTCACTCCAGTAGAAATTTTGTTTTTTCGCTTTCTGATCGGGTATTTGGTACTCTTGCTGATCTATCCTCGTTCACTGCGGACCGCTTCATTCAGGGAAGAGTGCTTGTTTATCGGAGCAGGAATATGTGGAGTGACTCTATATTTTCTCATTGAAAATATTGCGCTGCTGTACACAACCGCTTCCAACGTGGGTGTTATTGTATCCATTGCCCCGTTCTTCACTGCCGTACTCGCACATTTCTTCCTGGATGGTGAGAAGTTAACCCGCCGCTTTATTATCGGATTTGGGATTGCCTTGAGTGGCATTCTGCTCATCGCGCTGAATGGCAGTTTCGTGCTGCAACTGAATCCGGCAGGTGATCTGCTTGCTTTTATAGCACCTGCGGTATGGGCAATTTATTCTGTATTAATGCGTAAAATTGGCCAGCTTGGCTTCCACACCATTGGTGCGACCCGCAACGTATTTTTCTATGGCCTGATCTTCATGCTGCCAGCTCTTTTCCTGTTCGAATTCCATTGGGAACTCGGACGCTTCACAAGTATGACCAATCTTTCTAATTTTCTCTTCCTCGGTCTGGGTGCCTCCGCGTTGTGTTTCGTGACCTGGAACCGGGCTGTGAATCTTCTCGGAGCTATGCAAACGAGTGTATATATCTATCTGGTGCCTGTCATTACTGTCGTGTCATCTGCACTCATTCTTCGGGAACAGATCACCTGGGTAATTGTAATTGGTGCGTTTTTAACACTATTCGGCTCTTACATATCTGAGCGCAAAGCATACAAGCTTAACAACAAAAACACTAATCCGCTGAGGGGTTAG
- a CDS encoding MFS transporter, whose translation MKRIFALSCGFYLLIGITSVVLGALLPVLLSYYERGYSDGGFLLFLQFLGFLVGVLVAPALTARIGRKAMLTLALICIVAAYAVLGFLPSWTSVLLLTIIIGFGSGIIEPSVGAFTIEFTENQKAVAMSKLDVFFALGALLIPAVAALFIWMDLWYLTFYIVAVLSLVLMVLWITMPRAAALYLEQAGENTVAHAAGKARYSRKQLGLLTIFVIFFFIYMGLELGLMNFLPSILVERLQLQESVASLSVSILWIAMIIGRLFSGKIAEAVNYMPFLIWSTIGTLLFAVAMVFVTGQWATYVLIFGTGLFMSGLFCIALVYANVLIPGMTELTTSILIASGGIGGAVLQYVTGWSMSAWPVVNTIWILAGFCLILLLTLMVSHLWTVKNNAVSTALAQHSKEM comes from the coding sequence TTGAAAAGAATATTCGCTCTAAGCTGCGGTTTTTATCTGTTAATCGGCATAACCAGCGTTGTGCTCGGTGCCCTTCTCCCTGTTTTATTGTCATATTATGAGCGCGGTTACAGTGATGGCGGATTTTTGTTATTTCTGCAGTTTCTCGGATTTCTTGTCGGTGTACTTGTAGCTCCTGCCCTCACAGCCCGTATCGGAAGAAAAGCCATGCTGACCCTTGCCTTGATCTGTATTGTGGCTGCTTATGCTGTACTCGGATTTTTGCCGTCTTGGACCAGCGTTCTTCTGCTTACCATTATCATAGGCTTTGGCTCAGGTATCATTGAGCCTTCCGTTGGAGCATTTACGATCGAATTCACTGAGAATCAGAAGGCAGTCGCCATGTCCAAGCTGGATGTATTCTTTGCACTTGGAGCACTTCTCATCCCGGCTGTCGCTGCCTTATTTATCTGGATGGATCTATGGTATCTTACGTTCTATATCGTGGCCGTGTTGTCACTGGTACTCATGGTCCTGTGGATCACTATGCCCCGTGCAGCCGCACTGTATCTGGAACAGGCTGGCGAGAATACAGTGGCACATGCAGCTGGTAAAGCCCGATATTCGAGAAAACAGTTGGGGTTACTAACGATTTTTGTCATCTTCTTTTTCATCTACATGGGACTGGAACTGGGACTGATGAACTTCCTGCCCTCCATTCTCGTAGAACGATTGCAGCTTCAGGAATCTGTCGCATCACTGAGTGTCTCCATCCTGTGGATTGCGATGATCATCGGCCGTCTTTTCTCTGGAAAAATAGCAGAAGCCGTAAACTATATGCCTTTCCTGATCTGGAGTACGATCGGCACGCTTCTATTCGCAGTCGCTATGGTATTTGTAACTGGACAGTGGGCAACTTACGTGCTGATCTTCGGGACCGGTTTGTTCATGTCAGGGCTGTTCTGTATCGCACTCGTCTATGCTAATGTTCTGATTCCCGGCATGACCGAACTCACAACCAGTATCCTGATCGCATCGGGTGGTATTGGAGGTGCCGTATTGCAATATGTGACTGGATGGAGCATGAGTGCCTGGCCTGTTGTGAATACGATCTGGATTTTGGCTGGATTCTGTCTGATCCTGCTTCTCACATTGATGGTCTCACATCTATGGACTGTAAAAAATAATGCAGTCAGTACCGCTCTCGCACAACATAGTAAGGAAATGTAA
- a CDS encoding TetR/AcrR family transcriptional regulator, which translates to MSGVLSPNSNDPRVIRTRQLILDAFLHQLNLKNFNSITIQNITEQATINRATFYAHFQDKYALLEALLSDAFMEYVTKRVDPDARLSAETIQQLIFSLCDYHVSSNDCIKKYETVAPIIEENIKTQLEQFLLELMSKVAKDVDSKTLKVTATMLSWSIYGMTYRWNTDGRQESPDDLAQRVVPYMMGGLELLN; encoded by the coding sequence ATGTCGGGTGTATTGTCTCCAAACTCGAACGATCCGCGTGTCATTCGCACTCGGCAATTAATTTTGGATGCGTTTCTACACCAATTGAATCTTAAAAATTTCAACAGCATTACGATTCAAAATATTACGGAGCAGGCCACAATTAACAGAGCCACTTTTTACGCCCATTTTCAGGATAAATATGCCCTGCTTGAAGCTTTGTTATCGGATGCTTTTATGGAATATGTAACAAAAAGGGTGGACCCGGATGCCCGGTTATCAGCGGAAACTATACAGCAACTTATATTTTCATTATGTGATTATCACGTCTCAAGCAATGACTGCATCAAGAAATATGAGACAGTTGCACCGATAATTGAAGAAAACATCAAGACCCAGCTGGAACAATTTCTGCTTGAATTAATGAGCAAAGTGGCGAAGGATGTGGATTCCAAAACGCTGAAAGTAACTGCAACCATGCTAAGCTGGTCGATCTATGGAATGACGTATCGGTGGAACACGGATGGAAGACAGGAATCTCCTGATGACTTGGCCCAGCGAGTTGTTCCCTATATGATGGGCGGATTGGAATTGTTGAATTAA
- a CDS encoding NADH:flavin oxidoreductase: MSNPQYNIISTKHLFQPYTVAKLTLSSRIVMSPMARAFSPDGVPGPDVAEYYRRRAEHGVGLIITEGATINHPSASSEPRIPHMYGAAALQGWSEVVEQVHAAGGKIFPQILHMGIVRPSGSEPHPEAASLSPSGIDMEGTQVGAPMTEAEIATVIQAYADAAVNAQRIGFDGIELHGAHGFLIDQFFWKTTNRRTDRYGGDLRKRTQFAIELVTAVRAAVGPDFPIAMRISQWKMNDYQARLFDTAEQLEQFLRLLVDAGVDIFHCSTRRFWEPEFEGSDLGFAGWVRKLSGQTTITVGSVGMSDEPEAEGDEVKHPGMNELMKRYEQQEFDLVAVGRALLGDPAWAAKIREGRLSEIQAFTPEALATLH, translated from the coding sequence TTGAGTAATCCACAATATAACATTATTTCTACAAAGCATTTGTTTCAACCATACACCGTTGCCAAGTTAACCCTGTCCTCGCGCATCGTCATGTCTCCCATGGCGCGAGCCTTCTCCCCGGATGGTGTCCCGGGCCCCGATGTGGCCGAATATTATCGTCGGCGTGCCGAGCATGGTGTTGGACTCATTATTACGGAAGGTGCAACCATTAATCATCCGTCTGCATCAAGTGAGCCTAGAATCCCCCATATGTACGGAGCAGCAGCTCTTCAAGGCTGGTCTGAAGTGGTCGAACAAGTTCATGCTGCCGGCGGCAAAATCTTTCCTCAGATTTTACACATGGGAATCGTTCGTCCTTCTGGATCTGAACCACACCCGGAAGCTGCTTCATTAAGTCCATCGGGAATAGATATGGAAGGTACTCAAGTAGGTGCACCCATGACGGAGGCAGAGATCGCAACGGTGATTCAAGCTTACGCTGATGCAGCCGTTAATGCGCAACGTATCGGTTTTGACGGAATTGAGCTTCACGGTGCACACGGATTTCTGATCGATCAGTTTTTCTGGAAAACGACGAATAGAAGGACGGACCGCTACGGTGGTGACCTTCGGAAACGAACACAGTTTGCGATTGAACTTGTCACGGCGGTTCGGGCTGCGGTGGGTCCTGACTTCCCTATTGCAATGCGGATTTCCCAATGGAAGATGAATGATTATCAAGCCCGACTGTTCGACACAGCGGAACAACTGGAGCAATTTCTTCGTTTGCTGGTTGACGCAGGAGTAGATATCTTCCACTGCTCCACAAGACGCTTCTGGGAGCCCGAGTTTGAAGGATCCGATCTTGGATTTGCAGGGTGGGTGCGGAAGCTAAGTGGTCAAACCACGATAACAGTCGGTTCTGTAGGCATGTCAGATGAGCCCGAAGCAGAAGGCGATGAAGTCAAACATCCGGGGATGAACGAACTTATGAAGCGATATGAACAACAGGAATTTGACCTGGTAGCTGTGGGACGCGCACTCCTTGGTGATCCCGCATGGGCTGCCAAAATACGCGAAGGCCGCTTATCTGAGATTCAGGCTTTTACACCTGAAGCACTGGCTACATTACATTAA
- a CDS encoding NRDE family protein: MCLILFAYNMHPTYPLILGSNRDEFYHRPTAQAHYWEDYPQILAGRDLSKMGTWMGVTTDGRLAAVTNYRDPNEELHAKGSRGDLVADFLKGTSTPEQYIQRAVQSRDHYPGYNLLVGDPENLYYYSNVGNVVMKLQPRIYGISNHLINTDWPKVKRGKEGLENHPREGRGRTFASYRRSIGVGTIIIPHLR; the protein is encoded by the coding sequence ATGTGTTTAATTTTATTTGCTTACAACATGCATCCAACGTATCCGCTTATTCTGGGATCAAACAGGGATGAATTCTATCACAGACCTACGGCTCAAGCACATTATTGGGAAGATTACCCGCAAATATTGGCAGGGCGAGACTTGTCAAAAATGGGAACCTGGATGGGCGTAACAACAGATGGGCGTCTGGCCGCTGTTACGAATTATCGTGATCCGAATGAAGAGCTACATGCCAAGGGCTCAAGAGGAGATCTGGTTGCTGACTTTCTAAAGGGAACGTCCACACCTGAGCAATATATACAACGCGCGGTGCAAAGCCGAGATCATTATCCTGGCTATAATTTGTTAGTGGGTGATCCGGAGAATCTCTATTATTATTCGAATGTGGGTAATGTGGTGATGAAGTTGCAACCGAGAATATACGGGATTAGTAATCACTTGATTAATACAGATTGGCCCAAGGTGAAACGTGGGAAAGAAGGGCTGGAGAATCATCCAAGGGAAGGCCGTGGACGAACTTTTGCCTCATACAGGCGTTCCATTGGAGTGGGAACGATTATTATCCCCCATCTTCGTTAG
- a CDS encoding NRDE family protein, with the protein MDELLPHTGVPLEWERLLSPIFVRSEKFDYGTRASSVVLMNREEVFFTEMVHQNGEVMEQRFNINLLPGQAENMK; encoded by the coding sequence GTGGACGAACTTTTGCCTCATACAGGCGTTCCATTGGAGTGGGAACGATTATTATCCCCCATCTTCGTTAGAAGTGAGAAATTCGACTACGGGACCAGAGCTTCATCCGTTGTACTGATGAACAGAGAAGAAGTATTTTTCACGGAGATGGTTCACCAGAACGGAGAGGTCATGGAGCAACGTTTTAACATAAACCTCTTACCTGGCCAAGCTGAGAATATGAAATAA
- a CDS encoding Dabb family protein — MIEHLVVFKFNDKTTLAKQQEWVEQLLALQEQIPGIVTLTAGINVTEETDRIQGYTIGLRVTFADLEALRAYGPHPAHQAFVASLDGWVEDVIVVDYAI; from the coding sequence ATGATTGAACATTTGGTTGTTTTCAAATTTAATGACAAAACCACGCTAGCCAAACAGCAGGAATGGGTGGAGCAATTGCTCGCGTTACAGGAACAAATTCCGGGGATTGTCACGTTGACCGCAGGGATCAATGTAACGGAGGAAACGGACCGTATTCAAGGTTATACGATTGGATTAAGAGTGACGTTTGCAGATCTGGAGGCACTGCGTGCTTATGGTCCACATCCTGCCCATCAAGCATTTGTCGCTTCTTTGGATGGTTGGGTGGAAGATGTCATTGTTGTTGATTATGCGATATAA